Within Deltaproteobacteria bacterium, the genomic segment ACGCGCCGGGGGAGATCCTTGCCCGGGACGTCCTGGCGGACCGGAACATCCCCCCCTTTCCCCGCGCGGCGATGGACGGATACGCGGTCCTCTGGACGGGGAAAGAGGTCGAAAGACCGTACCAGGTCGCCGGAACGGTCAACCCGGGCAGCACATGGAACGGGGACGCGTCCGATTCGGACTGTATCAAGATAATGACCGGAGCCATGGTCCCGCCGCCGTTCGATACGGTCGTCCAGGTGGAGCTCAGCATGGTCGACCCCGGCGGGAACGTCCGGTTCACCGGTTCCGTCAAGAGAGGGGAGAATATCGCCAAGGAGGGGGAGGACGTCCGGAAAGGCTCCCTGCTTATTCCTGCGGGGACGCTCGTTTCCCCTCATCACGTCGCCACCCTTTCGTCGGTGGGAAAATGGGAGATCCCGGTTTACAAACGCCCTTCCGTATCGGTCCTCGCCACCGGCAGCGAGCTGCTCGAACCCTGGGAAAGCGCCCAGGGACCCATGATCCGCAACAGCAACTCCCATTTCCTTCTCGCCGCCTTGAAGGAGCTCGGCTTTTCGGAGGTCCGTTACTTGGGAATCGTCCCGGACGACCGGGATCGGATCGTCTCGAAGATCCACGAAGGGCTCGAGTGCGACTTTCTCATCCTCTCGGGAGGCGTTTCCGTCGGAGACGTGGACATCGTCCCGGATTGCCTGAACGACTGCGGCGTCCGGAAGATCCTGCACAAGGTCGCCGTCAAGCCCGGCAAACCCATCTTCGCGGGAGAATCTCCGCGCGGGGGAATCGTCATCGGCTTGCCCGGAAATCCCGTCGCGGTCATGGTGCATTTCCATATGTTCATCCGGCCGCTGCTTCTGAAAGCCACCGGAGCGGCGGAATACCTCCCGAAACCGATCCATCTGCCGCTTGCAGAGGACGCCGTC encodes:
- a CDS encoding molybdopterin molybdotransferase MoeA — translated: MAVTYEEALASVLPIARVQEAHTVSLADAPGEILARDVLADRNIPPFPRAAMDGYAVLWTGKEVERPYQVAGTVNPGSTWNGDASDSDCIKIMTGAMVPPPFDTVVQVELSMVDPGGNVRFTGSVKRGENIAKEGEDVRKGSLLIPAGTLVSPHHVATLSSVGKWEIPVYKRPSVSVLATGSELLEPWESAQGPMIRNSNSHFLLAALKELGFSEVRYLGIVPDDRDRIVSKIHEGLECDFLILSGGVSVGDVDIVPDCLNDCGVRKILHKVAVKPGKPIFAGESPRGGIVIGLPGNPVAVMVHFHMFIRPLLLKATGAAEYLPKPIHLPLAEDAV